The Oncorhynchus masou masou isolate Uvic2021 chromosome 31, UVic_Omas_1.1, whole genome shotgun sequence genome includes a region encoding these proteins:
- the mapk8ip1a gene encoding C-Jun-amino-terminal kinase-interacting protein 1a, translating into MLLYLSLAMESNEDGENWREEENGEKWMEDQWEKWLTHDISLEEFEDEDLSQVTEITDEAGASLNYDDLDSQDHVTWPASSEAEKADGRGFREVQAEMLHLDLIDAEGEIQEEEEHWGLIHGSLGDHRLNQEERGAVVLTPVRQQQPNVIEFKSAEHPVAMDTYRPKRPTTLALFPQVQPQPPQPPRTQDKDTINNNSFGKKDTWKENLSNSNSSSPHITGDLTPTNEQVNDESKVQQHNDGSVAKQPQHRGRVPEKAVKAYSKDYSTFISHGPTESRGRRRDAKQRDKKSSTAPHNRTTAAKPKADSLRDKAVDGDRDGSRGRGGQGHGRGCCSEEERQPEATEEIYLTPVHQKNTDTDRPDSDRPFLSQSSEGNRMSISSDAEGPPAYTNTALPNRTNPSISEEDEVYLHPPAPPPRSFSISSRFRPSDSEGGERERGLWDRGSKSSSKGESGGSGALRTAHAQSSEADGLSYDSVKYTLVVDEHAKLELVSLKQCYQSYSDESDTETVYESANEEEDYEVDHSELKRERKSSRLSRASSSSEAGVGGGPRTRKFRNMFVNRHLHSSVAESFGLFSCVLDGVEQEQSHRAVFRFVPRHSDELELEVDDPLLMVVQADDLWCKAYNMRTGACGIFPAYYAAKVTQEPIKDNKDDWVDRFRVKFLGSVNVPYHKGNDVLCAAMQKVANNRRMTMQPPSACILEINLKGVKIIVQDECRTSERGEKCFHFFQLKNISFCGCHPKHNKYFGFITKHPDHQRFACHVFMSDDSMMPLAQSVGKAFQLYYKETVGYSCPTEDIFIE; encoded by the exons ATGTTGCTCTACCTCAGTCTGGCCATGGAGTCCAACGAGGATGGGGAGAattggagggaggaggagaatggagagaagtGGATGGAGGACCAGTGGGAGAAATG GCTGACCCATGACATCAGCCTGGAGGAGTTTGAGGACGAGGACCTTTCTCAGGTCACAGAGATCACTGATGAGGCTGGAGCCAGCCTTAACTACGACGACCTTGACTCTCAG GACCATGTGACGTGGCCAGCCAGTAGCGAGGCGGAGAAGGCAGACGGGCGGGGGTTCAGGGAAGTGCAGGCGGAGATGCTCCACTTGGACCTGATCGATGCTGAGGGGGAGatccaggaggaagaggagcactGGGGCCTGATCCATGGTTCCCTCGGCGACCACAGACTCaaccaggaagagagaggggccgTCGTTCTAACTCCTGTCAGACAGCAGCAGCCCAATGTGATAGAATTCAAATCTGCTGAACATCCAGTCGCTATGGATACGTACAGGCCCAAGAGACCCACCACACTAGCGCTGTTTCCACAGGTGCAGcctcagcctcctcagcctcctagGACTCAG GACAAGGATACAATTAACAACAACTCATTTGGAAAGAAGGACACATGGAAGGAGAATCTGTCAAACTCAAACTCTTCCTCCCCCCACATAACAG GCGATCTGACACCCACTAATGAGCAGGTCAACGATGAGTCTAAAGTCCAGCAGCACAACGATGGCTCTGTGGCCAAACAACCCCAACACAGAGGTAGAGTACCAGAGAAGGCGGTCAAGGCATACAGCAAGGACTACTCCACGTTCATCTCACATGGACCGACAGAATCACGGGGCAGGCGGCGTGACGCAAAGCAGCGGGATAAGAAGTCCTCCACTGCTCCACACAACCGGACGACTGCAGCAAAGCCGAAAGCAGACAGCCTGAGAGACAAAGCTGTGGATGGGGATAGGGATGGGAGCAGGGGGCGAGGAGGACAGGGGCATGGGCGGGGGTGCTGCAGTGAGGAGGAGCGCCAGCCAGAAGCCACGGAGGAGATCTACCTGACACCGGTACACcagaagaacacagacactgaccGTCCAGACTCTGACCGTCCCTTCCTGTCTCAGAGCAGCGAGGGCAATCGCATGTCAATCAGCTCTGACGCGGAGGGACCCCCAGCGTACACAAACACTGCCCTCCCCAACCGAACAAACCCCTCTATCAGCGAGGAGGATGAGGTCTACCTGCACCCCCCTGCACCTCCTCCACgttccttctccatctcctcacgCTTTAGGCCATCTGACAGTGAGGGAGGGGAGCGGGAAAGGGGGTTGTGGGACAGGGGCTCTAAGTCTAGCTCTAAGGGTGAGTCGGGGGGGTCGGGGGCCCTGCGGACTGCACACGCTCAGAGCTCCGAGGCCGACGGCCTCTCCTATGACTCTGTTAAGTACACCCTAGTGGTGGACGAGCACGCCAAGTTAGAACTGGTGAGCTTGAAGCAGTGCTACCAGAGCTACAGTGATGAAAGCGACACAGAGACGGTATATGAGTCAGCCAATGAGGAAGAGGACTATGAGGTGGATCACAGCGAGCTGAAGAGAGAAAGGAAGTCATCACGTCTGTCGAGGGCTTCTTCGTCCTCTGAGGCAGGAGTTGGCGGGGGACCTCGAACACGCAAGTTCCGCAATATGTTTGTGAACAGACATTTACACTCTTCTG TTGCGGAGTCCTTTGGCCTGTTCTCCTGTGTGTTGGATGGAGTAGAGCAAGAGCAGAGCCACAGAGCTGTGTTTAG GTTTGTCCCTCGCCATAGCGATGAGCTGGAGCTAGAAGTGGATGACCCTCTGCTTATGGTGGTTCAGGCTGATGATCTGTGGTGTAAGGCCTACAACATGAGAACTGGGGCCTGCGGCATCTTCCCTGCCTACTACGCTGCCAAGGTCACCCAGGAACCCATCAAAG ATAACAAAGATGACTGGGTAGACAGGTTCCGAGTGAAGTTCCTGGGTTCTGTTAACGTACCCTACCACAAAGGCAACGATGTGCTTTGTGCTGCTATGCAAAAG GTTGCTAACAACCGCCGGATGACCATGCAGCCCCCCTCTGCATGTATTCTGGAAATCAACCTGAAGGGGGTGAAAATCATTGTGCAAGATGAATGTAGGACCTCGGAAAGA GGGGAAAAGTGCTTTCACTTTTTCCAGCTTAAGAACATCTCCTTTTGCGGCTGTCACCCAAAACATAACAA GTATTTTGGATTCATCACCAAACATCCTGATCACCAGAGGTTTGCTTGCCATGTGTTTATGTCAGACGACTCCATGATGCCTCTGGCTCAATCTGTTGG GAAAGCCTTCCAATTGTACTACAAGGAAACGGTGGGCTACTCATGCCCAACGGAGGACATCTTCATTGAGTAG
- the cstpp1 gene encoding centriolar satellite-associated tubulin polyglutamylase complex regulator 1, with product MSTKMNPDRFNPTLSVDEYLAETNVLFYLNDAVTQLLEHKEEYTQFGIVRYFAEYFSSVKNGNHVLFREFGYIKATAHNRASFIRVLWRCFRQIGKNGDLLAMLEYSSLLQLLCPDFPVEMVQHAARIVLMDDAMDCLMSFSDFLFSFQIQFYFEEFLESIAVIYQDLLSGKSPNTVIVPTSTSVEQLPQVATEETEAQEGVDSSVFGECIEVLCERFKHNHPSTSAIREVLELTQRVTFYGFVMALVRHEGINQDIGALPNKSELLIDPEMDQEVEKLIAQIAISPTSNSSSSVPGHKEPPRKASPRKSLHHRKRIEMESDGSTEETDSSEN from the exons ATGAGCACGAAAATGAATCCTGATCGTTTCAACCCTACCCTCTCAGTTGATGAGTACCTTG CTGAGACCAACGTGCTTTTCTACCTGAACGATGCTGTGACCCAGCTTCTGGAGCACAAGGAGGAATACACCCAGTTTGGCATCGTCCGTTACTTTGCAGAATA CTTTAGCAGTGTGAAGAACGGCAACCACGTACTGTTCAGAGAGTTCGGCTACATCAAGGCCACAGCTCATAACAGGGCCTCCTTTATCCGTGTCCTCTGGAGGTGCTTCCGACAGATCGGGAAGAATGGAG acctcctgGCCATGTTGGAGTACAGCTCCCTTCTGCAGCTCCTCTGTCCAGACTTCCCAGTGGAGATGGTACAACATGCAGCAAG GATAGTGCTAATGGATGATGCCATGGACTGCCTCATGTCCTTCTCGGATTTCCTCTTCTCTTTCCAAATCCAGTTCTACTTCGAAG AGTTCCTGGAGAGTATTGCTGTGATCTACCAGGACCTGCTGTCAGGGAAAAGCCCCAACACTGTGATCGTCCCAACCTCTACCTCAGTGGAACAGCTCCCCCAGGTGGCCACAGAGGAAACTGAGGCCCAGGAAGGAGTGGACTCCTCTGTCTTTGGAGAGTGCATCGAGGTGCTTTGTGAAAGGTTCAAACACAA CCATCCTTCTACATCTGCCATTAGAGAGGTTCTGGAGCTAACACAGAGAGTGACATTctatggctttgtgatggctctGGTCAGACATGAGGGCATCAACCAGGACATTG GTGCCCTACCAAACAAGTCAGAGCTTCTCATTGACCCTGAGATGGACCAGGAAGTGGAGAAACT CATTGCCCAGATCGCTATCAGTCCTACgtccaacagcagcagcagtgtacCAGGACACAAGGAGCCCCCTAGGAAGGCCTCCCCACGCAAGTCCCTTCACCACCGCAAGAGGATCGAGATGGAGAGTGACGGATCCACCGAGGAGACTGACTCCTCAGAGAACTGA